A region from the Rhodohalobacter sp. SW132 genome encodes:
- the rnr gene encoding ribonuclease R: MSKNNLSSLEKQIVKVLESYPDASIPIPILVDALSLTSKKGTKKLKTAVNRLKQLDILRVSKGNLVRLNEVVVKEDNTLTGILDVTSRGDGYVMVEGRDQDIKIPSRQMSTALDGDTVSVKITGYHKKSSKAIGKIEDIVKRARTTFVGTLTEEAKNTYIIKPDQQSSRVDFFVTPEDLNGAKPGQKVTFSLVNWDDVRGYPQASINHVLGDAGSNEANILSILAEKQFEAEFPAEVESFADDIPDTIPEKEIARRRDMREEVVMTIDPPDAQDFDDGLSIEVLDNGNYYLGVHIADVTHYMPRNSVLDEEAYQRGTSVYMVDRVIPMLPERLSNGVCSLRPNEDKLTYSCFMEIAPNGKVVDHSVEETVIHSRQRFTYSEVQDILDGDRSHPFENQLKTLQTLANILLEKRFREGSIKFETPEPRFVLDDNGKPIDVIVKERIFAHKLIEECMLLANKTVAKHVDQLRGGNKAKNNHPFLYRVHGEPDLEKLQNIKETAKPLGIDLNLNGKVTASKINELLSKVEGTSIENIINGLMLRSMAKAEYSPKNIGHFGLGFKDYAHFTSPIRRYPDVIVHRLLKRYNSGGTEYTYDQLIEDGEHCSEKERYAVEAERDSVKLKQVEYLSDRLGESFKGTISGVTENGLYVVLDDIYCEGMIRVSDLGDDYYVFNPQLHCLTGRSKGKKYRLGDSINAKVTRTDLGKRQIDLIPADY, encoded by the coding sequence ATGAGTAAAAACAACTTAAGTTCATTAGAAAAGCAAATTGTTAAAGTTTTAGAATCGTACCCGGATGCATCCATTCCTATTCCAATTCTTGTGGATGCACTGAGCCTCACCTCAAAAAAAGGAACTAAAAAATTAAAAACCGCCGTGAACCGGCTAAAGCAGCTCGATATCCTTCGTGTAAGCAAGGGAAACCTGGTACGCTTGAATGAAGTGGTGGTCAAAGAAGACAATACCCTCACCGGGATTCTGGATGTAACCAGCCGTGGTGACGGATATGTGATGGTAGAGGGAAGGGATCAGGATATTAAAATCCCAAGCAGGCAAATGAGTACCGCTTTAGACGGAGATACCGTATCCGTAAAAATTACCGGCTACCATAAGAAAAGCAGCAAAGCGATCGGTAAGATTGAAGATATTGTAAAACGCGCCCGTACTACTTTTGTAGGAACCCTCACAGAAGAGGCAAAAAACACGTACATCATCAAGCCGGATCAGCAATCTTCGAGAGTCGATTTTTTCGTAACTCCGGAAGATCTGAATGGTGCAAAACCCGGTCAAAAAGTTACGTTTTCCCTTGTAAACTGGGATGATGTGCGCGGATACCCGCAAGCAAGCATTAATCATGTTCTGGGTGATGCCGGGTCGAACGAAGCCAACATCTTATCCATTTTGGCCGAGAAACAGTTTGAAGCGGAATTTCCGGCCGAAGTGGAATCATTTGCAGACGATATACCCGATACAATTCCTGAAAAAGAGATTGCCCGCAGACGCGATATGCGCGAAGAAGTGGTCATGACAATCGATCCGCCCGATGCCCAGGATTTTGACGACGGTCTGAGCATTGAAGTCCTCGATAATGGAAATTACTATCTTGGTGTGCATATTGCCGATGTAACGCATTATATGCCGCGAAACTCTGTACTCGACGAGGAAGCGTATCAACGCGGAACAAGTGTATATATGGTTGACCGGGTGATCCCCATGCTCCCGGAGCGTTTGAGTAACGGCGTGTGCAGTCTTCGTCCGAATGAGGATAAGCTCACCTACAGCTGTTTCATGGAGATTGCACCAAACGGAAAAGTTGTGGATCACTCCGTTGAGGAGACTGTTATTCACTCCCGGCAGCGATTCACCTATTCTGAAGTGCAGGATATATTGGATGGTGACCGTTCACATCCATTCGAAAACCAACTCAAAACCCTGCAGACACTGGCAAATATTCTCCTCGAAAAACGGTTTCGTGAAGGTTCCATAAAATTTGAAACACCCGAACCCCGTTTCGTTCTGGATGATAACGGCAAGCCGATTGATGTAATCGTCAAAGAGCGTATTTTTGCTCACAAGCTTATTGAAGAGTGCATGCTGCTGGCAAATAAAACTGTAGCAAAACATGTAGATCAGCTCAGAGGCGGAAACAAAGCAAAAAACAATCACCCGTTTCTCTATCGTGTGCACGGCGAACCGGACCTTGAAAAGCTTCAGAATATCAAAGAGACAGCCAAACCGCTTGGTATTGATCTGAACCTGAATGGAAAAGTAACTGCTTCGAAAATCAATGAACTTCTCTCAAAGGTTGAGGGAACATCTATTGAAAATATCATAAACGGGCTGATGCTTCGTTCTATGGCCAAAGCGGAATACAGTCCGAAAAACATCGGGCATTTCGGCCTCGGTTTTAAAGATTATGCACACTTCACAAGCCCAATCCGCCGATATCCGGATGTAATTGTCCACCGGCTGCTGAAGCGGTACAATTCCGGCGGAACCGAATACACGTATGATCAATTAATCGAAGACGGTGAACACTGCAGTGAAAAAGAACGTTATGCCGTGGAAGCTGAGCGTGATTCTGTGAAATTGAAACAAGTTGAATATCTGTCTGACAGGCTCGGGGAATCGTTTAAGGGCACCATTAGTGGCGTTACCGAAAACGGACTTTACGTGGTTTTAGATGATATTTACTGTGAAGGAATGATTCGTGTAAGTGATCTTGGTGATGACTATTATGTTTTTAATCCACAATTACATTGCCTTACAGGCCGTTCTAAAGGAAAGAAGTATCGCCTGGGCGATTCAATAAACGCCAAGGTAACGCGAACAGATCTCGGTAAACGCCAAATTGATCTCATACCTGCTGATTATTAA
- a CDS encoding PD40 domain-containing protein, whose protein sequence is MPSLKKLILIPLMSLFLGSLLIETLYAQYFYFGKNRVQYERFDWRFIETEHFDIYYYDSKNYHLAQFTAEAVESSLIQLQNDFGEQLTDRIPVIIYDSHSDFSQTNVVQLPTDAQGIGGVTDKFKNRMTQPFMGDYADFRRTIQHELLHAFINDVYYGGSVQSIMQNNIQLRFPLWFEEGLAEYLALGWDTQTDMFMRDAILNNYLPPIPRLQGFFAYRGGQSFWYYIENQYGRPKITEILQRIKLTRNVQQAITQSLGIGIEELSDRWKEFYRQRYFPEVAERQSLRAAATQLTSRNQRRAYNTSPAISPNGDRIAMISNRRGVFDVIVIDANTGNRLKTLISGSDSPMFEELNIMNPNLSWSPDGSRIALSSASQGQYNLAIVDYESGNSTTTRFPSLDAINSVSWSPDGTKIAFDGNIGPYQSIFVYDLETDDFQNLTGDVFTDKEPAWGSDSETVYFVSNRGSNTTPHTFLAGYSAVISDDFFETDLYAVNINTNRIERLTNTPLWSESQPTATRDGRLVFVSDQNGIPNIYEYDLDSRSVYPLTDMQSGVMQISISADGTRLAFNALNEGAPDIFVIRSPFSRRMDRQLTPNAWAQQRAEQSHAERVPAIAHARELIANSPSGNQLVSRALPATVEPPQRERDEDEEREETRTDRVDFRNYQFGEAVVRDTTLELRDDPRNFEPEDNVTEDGLYRPKEYRLQFSPDISYAAGQVNTFTGSSAFAFVTLSDLFGDHQIAVGSDLTFDLRNSDYLIRYGYLRNRTNFFASFSHQSRNYQYFTGELFRFRTLSMSVDFQYPLNRYQRIDYGISGIGIYRDFSSVRFRGTQNAENDSNYFLYPQVTYTGDFTIPQPGGITPGGGSRYSLQLAGSPPFMADSPQFATLLGDYRRYFDLGNRTSFAFRGSGAYSIGRDSQTFFMGGMLGWINQRWSDAEIPFERLADTFFTLPATPLRGHEFNTTFGDRFSLINAEFRFPLFAAILPGPIPLIPLYNITGVAFVDAGAAWGFDIPYSRFTDAQTNEPIVFFERDASLDFRVAERREFVIDGSTGRERVGPPQQGDVTSTVIDGDILIGAGFGLRTILLGLPLRYDVGWPYFRDGFDGSPIHYFSIGIDF, encoded by the coding sequence ATGCCATCATTGAAAAAACTGATCCTCATTCCCCTGATGTCTCTGTTTCTGGGGAGCCTGCTCATCGAGACTTTATACGCACAGTATTTCTATTTCGGAAAAAATCGTGTGCAGTATGAACGATTCGACTGGCGCTTTATAGAGACGGAACATTTCGATATCTATTATTACGATTCGAAAAATTACCACCTTGCCCAGTTTACTGCCGAGGCGGTTGAATCATCCCTGATTCAATTGCAAAATGATTTTGGCGAACAGCTCACTGACCGGATTCCGGTTATTATTTACGATTCACACAGTGACTTTTCGCAGACCAATGTTGTGCAGCTGCCTACAGATGCACAGGGAATTGGCGGGGTTACCGACAAGTTCAAAAACCGGATGACCCAGCCATTTATGGGAGATTATGCCGATTTCAGGCGCACCATACAGCATGAGCTCCTGCACGCCTTTATTAACGATGTTTACTATGGCGGAAGCGTTCAGTCGATCATGCAAAATAATATTCAGCTCAGGTTCCCTCTCTGGTTTGAAGAGGGTCTGGCTGAGTACCTGGCTCTGGGATGGGATACACAAACCGATATGTTTATGCGGGATGCAATATTAAACAATTACCTCCCGCCAATCCCGCGGCTTCAGGGATTCTTTGCTTATCGGGGTGGCCAGTCGTTCTGGTATTATATTGAAAACCAGTATGGACGACCAAAAATCACTGAAATACTACAGCGAATTAAGCTTACCCGAAATGTTCAGCAGGCGATTACACAATCCCTTGGCATCGGTATTGAGGAACTTTCCGACCGCTGGAAAGAGTTTTATCGGCAACGCTATTTCCCTGAAGTAGCGGAGCGGCAATCGCTTCGTGCAGCTGCTACCCAGCTAACATCACGTAACCAGAGAAGAGCATACAACACAAGTCCCGCAATTTCCCCGAATGGCGATCGGATTGCCATGATTTCAAATCGCAGGGGTGTTTTTGATGTGATTGTTATTGACGCAAACACCGGAAACCGGCTTAAAACGTTGATCAGCGGGTCAGACAGCCCCATGTTTGAAGAGCTGAACATCATGAATCCAAACCTTTCATGGTCTCCGGATGGGTCCAGAATTGCGCTTTCAAGTGCATCACAAGGGCAGTACAATTTAGCAATCGTAGATTATGAGAGCGGTAACTCCACAACTACCCGTTTCCCAAGTCTTGATGCTATAAACTCCGTATCATGGTCACCGGACGGCACCAAAATAGCCTTTGACGGAAACATCGGTCCCTATCAAAGCATTTTTGTATACGATCTCGAAACCGATGATTTTCAAAATCTGACTGGTGATGTTTTCACTGATAAGGAGCCGGCCTGGGGAAGTGACTCAGAAACCGTATACTTTGTATCAAACCGTGGCAGTAACACAACACCGCATACGTTTCTTGCGGGATACTCCGCTGTAATCAGCGATGATTTCTTTGAAACAGATTTATACGCCGTTAACATCAATACCAATCGTATTGAGAGATTAACCAACACACCTCTCTGGTCAGAAAGTCAGCCAACAGCTACACGCGATGGACGGCTTGTGTTTGTATCGGATCAGAACGGTATCCCAAATATTTATGAGTATGATTTAGACAGCCGGTCAGTATATCCTTTAACAGATATGCAATCGGGTGTTATGCAGATATCTATTTCTGCAGATGGTACACGGCTTGCATTTAATGCACTTAATGAAGGTGCGCCTGATATTTTCGTGATTCGCTCCCCCTTTTCACGGCGGATGGATCGACAGCTCACACCCAATGCGTGGGCTCAACAGCGGGCCGAACAATCTCATGCAGAACGTGTACCCGCTATAGCTCATGCGAGGGAACTCATTGCAAACTCTCCGAGTGGCAATCAGCTCGTTAGCCGTGCCTTACCAGCTACAGTTGAACCGCCACAAAGAGAAAGAGATGAGGATGAAGAAAGGGAAGAAACCAGAACGGATCGGGTTGATTTCCGAAACTACCAGTTTGGCGAAGCTGTTGTGCGCGATACAACACTTGAACTAAGAGACGATCCGCGAAATTTCGAACCGGAGGATAATGTAACCGAAGATGGACTTTATCGCCCGAAGGAGTACCGCTTACAGTTTTCTCCGGATATCAGTTATGCCGCCGGCCAGGTGAATACATTTACCGGTTCATCCGCCTTTGCTTTCGTAACACTTAGCGACCTGTTTGGGGACCATCAGATAGCCGTTGGTTCTGATCTCACCTTTGACCTTCGAAACAGTGATTACCTAATTCGATATGGTTATTTGAGGAACAGAACCAATTTCTTTGCCTCTTTCAGCCACCAGTCACGAAATTATCAGTATTTCACCGGCGAGCTGTTCCGCTTCAGAACATTAAGCATGTCGGTTGATTTTCAATACCCGCTGAACCGTTATCAGCGAATCGATTACGGGATTTCAGGGATTGGAATTTACAGAGATTTCAGTTCGGTAAGATTCAGAGGCACACAAAATGCCGAGAATGACTCGAATTACTTCCTCTATCCGCAGGTTACGTACACCGGAGACTTTACGATACCGCAGCCAGGTGGAATTACACCCGGAGGCGGAAGCAGGTATTCCCTGCAGCTGGCGGGAAGCCCTCCATTTATGGCTGATTCGCCCCAATTTGCAACCCTTTTAGGAGATTACCGGCGCTATTTTGATCTCGGCAACCGAACCTCATTCGCTTTCAGAGGATCCGGTGCCTATTCCATCGGCCGTGATTCGCAAACCTTCTTTATGGGCGGTATGCTTGGCTGGATCAATCAGCGATGGAGTGATGCCGAAATTCCATTTGAACGGCTGGCTGATACCTTTTTCACACTGCCGGCGACTCCGCTTCGGGGTCACGAATTCAACACCACGTTTGGTGATCGATTTTCACTCATCAATGCTGAATTCAGATTTCCGCTCTTTGCAGCTATTTTACCCGGCCCGATTCCTTTGATTCCGCTCTATAACATTACGGGCGTTGCATTTGTGGATGCAGGTGCTGCATGGGGTTTCGATATTCCCTACTCCCGTTTCACGGATGCGCAAACCAATGAACCGATTGTTTTCTTTGAAAGAGATGCGAGCCTCGATTTCAGAGTTGCTGAAAGACGTGAGTTTGTCATAGACGGTTCAACCGGCAGGGAGCGTGTTGGCCCGCCTCAGCAAGGTGATGTAACCTCCACTGTTATTGATGGTGATATATTGATCGGTGCCGGATTTGGCCTTCGAACCATACTTCTCGGCCTTCCCTTGCGATACGATGTCGGCTGGCCCTACTTCCGGGACGGATTTGATGGATCACCAATCCACTATTTCTCTATTGGAATCGATTTTTAA
- a CDS encoding ester cyclase, translating into MKEQKTTSHLFKTIYTLIFGLVFIASSCQQADRETAASQNEELAMQYIEAYNEQDRTALEAILTDPFFTSGEEVTLDSFLDLIEGYWSTFPDITLEPTHIVGADEHVTIRLEFIATGSGEFLGHEAEGKEINVSEIFLFVVRNGQLAEYWYNWDELGFWMQLGVVESPYPQE; encoded by the coding sequence ATGAAAGAACAAAAAACTACCTCACATCTTTTTAAAACAATTTACACACTCATTTTTGGCTTGGTATTTATTGCTTCATCATGCCAGCAGGCTGATCGTGAAACGGCTGCATCCCAGAACGAGGAACTTGCTATGCAGTATATTGAGGCCTATAATGAACAAGATCGTACTGCCCTGGAGGCAATTCTCACAGATCCATTTTTTACATCCGGAGAGGAAGTGACGCTCGATTCATTTTTAGACCTGATTGAAGGGTACTGGAGTACGTTTCCTGATATTACGCTCGAACCTACCCATATCGTGGGTGCTGACGAACATGTAACTATTCGTCTGGAATTCATAGCAACCGGTTCAGGAGAATTTCTTGGTCATGAAGCAGAGGGAAAAGAAATTAATGTATCGGAAATATTTCTTTTCGTTGTGAGAAATGGACAGCTTGCGGAATACTGGTACAATTGGGATGAGCTCGGATTTTGGATGCAACTTGGCGTTGTGGAGAGTCCGTATCCGCAGGAATAA
- a CDS encoding multicopper oxidase family protein, with the protein MQPITIKNASAAVLILSVLIWMVNTLGYSPNQDIGSSELSESNDIEEKVIAGHPVLENLSSEPGVVEVELTASKERISLKPGVETDVYAYNGRVPGPLLEATEGDSVIIHFKNDLPEDTTVHWHGIHLPFVMDGSPFHPVEPGETFAYSFRIHEGTAGTYWYHPHPHHRTAWQVGMGLYGGIIIRDPNDPLPDSLTEHLLILSDNRFDEDGEIEFAEPGSRQERVDNMNGREGDVLFANDEIMPELSIRSGETQRWRIVNASGARIYRLALEGHAFTHIGSDGGLFEHPKEVDEIILSNGERAELLVHGTDDPGSKVTLQDLPYDRYMPMFRPSNWDEANDLLTLRYTDDSPLEETFEVPETLREIPELNVDDATETRVMRMTNGKINSRTMDMKRVDETAELGATEIWDIQNLVGMDHPFHLHGFQFQVIDRNGELVSQRKWEDTVNVPGFESARFIVRYDNYPGKWMFHCHILDHEDQGMMGVLEVK; encoded by the coding sequence TTGCAACCGATAACAATCAAAAATGCATCTGCCGCTGTGTTAATCCTTTCCGTGCTGATTTGGATGGTCAATACTTTGGGGTATTCACCCAATCAAGACATAGGCAGTTCTGAATTATCAGAGTCCAATGATATTGAAGAAAAAGTTATTGCCGGCCATCCTGTTTTGGAGAATCTCTCTTCTGAACCGGGAGTTGTGGAGGTAGAATTGACGGCTTCCAAAGAGCGAATTTCTCTGAAGCCGGGTGTAGAAACCGATGTCTACGCCTACAACGGCCGTGTGCCCGGCCCGCTGTTGGAAGCAACGGAAGGGGACAGTGTGATCATTCACTTTAAAAACGATCTGCCCGAAGATACTACCGTACACTGGCACGGCATTCACCTGCCTTTTGTGATGGACGGAAGCCCGTTCCATCCCGTTGAACCGGGCGAAACTTTCGCCTATAGCTTCAGAATTCATGAAGGAACGGCTGGAACCTACTGGTACCATCCGCATCCGCACCATCGCACCGCCTGGCAGGTGGGGATGGGACTGTACGGCGGCATCATCATCCGCGACCCCAATGATCCGCTTCCTGATTCGCTCACTGAGCATTTATTAATTCTATCCGACAACCGGTTTGATGAGGACGGGGAGATCGAGTTTGCTGAGCCCGGTTCCCGGCAGGAACGCGTGGACAATATGAATGGCCGTGAGGGAGATGTGCTTTTCGCAAATGATGAAATCATGCCGGAGCTTTCCATCCGCAGCGGGGAAACTCAGCGGTGGCGGATTGTAAATGCGTCCGGAGCCCGGATCTACCGGCTGGCACTTGAAGGGCATGCCTTTACCCACATCGGGAGTGATGGCGGATTGTTTGAGCACCCAAAAGAAGTGGATGAAATCATTCTCTCAAATGGTGAGAGGGCTGAACTACTTGTTCACGGAACCGACGATCCGGGAAGCAAGGTTACCCTTCAGGATTTGCCGTATGACCGCTACATGCCGATGTTTCGACCTTCGAACTGGGATGAAGCGAATGATCTTCTGACACTCCGGTATACGGATGATTCCCCTTTAGAAGAAACTTTCGAAGTACCGGAAACCCTTCGTGAAATCCCGGAACTGAATGTAGATGACGCAACAGAAACAAGGGTCATGAGGATGACCAACGGTAAGATCAACAGCAGAACGATGGACATGAAGCGCGTTGATGAAACAGCGGAACTTGGAGCTACCGAAATCTGGGACATCCAAAACCTGGTTGGAATGGACCACCCGTTCCACCTTCACGGCTTTCAGTTCCAGGTCATCGATCGAAACGGTGAATTGGTTTCGCAGCGAAAATGGGAGGATACTGTTAATGTGCCCGGTTTCGAATCGGCCCGCTTTATTGTAAGATACGACAACTATCCCGGTAAGTGGATGTTCCACTGCCACATCCTGGATCACGAAGACCAGGGGATGATGGGGGTGTTAGAAGTAAAATAA
- a CDS encoding tetratricopeptide repeat protein: MIELKILGPAELRGEDGNLEHSFLAGPKRLALLTYLILNRPRGMQRRDRILPLLWPEKGQKSARNSLSNLLYHIRNTLGDDILITRGTEELGVDTAKLTCDALEFEKLIEKGTMLKAVELYRSDLLEGLHVPGASPDLDQWLEQERERFRKRYGSALETLAEKDEKRGNLKEAARWWTLKNQAFPYDTRVVKRMIEVHAASENRAEALRIARQHGELLQKELGIDHQETMNELTEGLDKASIKMRHPESDRDHKTERLDFKSVAIMPFEELGKQEDTSNFAGGLHNDLLTRLSGVSALNIISRTSVLQYRETTKPIPQIAEELGAGTIVEGSIQFRSGRMRLNIQLIDVEKDKHIWAETYDREFTAEHFFDIQSELALKITDSLKARLTPSEKKRVAEWAPTDDLEAHRLYTYGRRQLDQRTGKGMKRAVEYFRSAVEQDPDYALAWVGLADALALQYDYGHADKDKTLPRAEEAINRALELDPNLAEAYASLGLLYSNRHQGSAAIRELKRAVELQPSYAEAHNWLSWNYQLLGQPVKALESAKKAVNLNPLSPEALSNLSISYLYNGYLERALSESLRGIEIQPDWDGQAIHHGMALFNLGRYSEAKAVLQDRNVPWAGNGPLATLALCHKMIGETNEAKKIKKELEDKGDLFATGLIEASLGNEDKALSLFEQIDYWDDWETLSIHHLYTDILGPLKKGPRFKGILKSVNHSRGLENIEVKNISKPDKTAIAVLPFTDYMKRNKLSPFAEGIQNDLITKLSRVDDLTIISGDSIRRLSFKEVSIEEIALKLGVGTVIKGGIQQIVGRIRLTIQLIDATTEQIRWAETYDRELTAENLFNIQSELAEKITGSLRDELTSTEKSHVDERPTKNLDAYLLYTQGRSYLSQRTEQSIFKSLNLFRDAVKKDPEYANAWAGLAEALLLIKWYNYSYDDELRDPMVAIQKALELNPELGETFCSLGIYHSYYQNGPEATRALEKCIELQPGYSEAYNWLGWLRMIMGDAAGGLEPAERAARLDPLSPYTRVFLAVVYLANHKYREALEESMSARKIRPEFGLSHFVEGLSLYHLEKYTEAEFSLNESLKLESSNGSPIKNEAYATLALAKVANGKHQEARNLLEKIKDNKDYFCAGLVEAALNNYEEAHSQFGKVEKFGAFTTPMCRYYFPDVLESVRKDSRFDALINKINKSWNM; encoded by the coding sequence ATGATTGAGCTTAAAATTCTTGGCCCGGCTGAACTCAGAGGAGAAGATGGAAATCTTGAGCACTCATTTCTTGCGGGGCCAAAACGTCTTGCTTTGCTTACATATCTTATTTTGAACCGCCCCCGTGGTATGCAGCGGAGGGATCGTATTCTACCGTTATTGTGGCCGGAGAAAGGACAAAAGAGTGCCCGGAACTCCCTGAGCAACCTGCTATATCATATCCGAAACACGCTGGGAGATGATATCCTTATTACCAGGGGAACAGAGGAATTGGGGGTTGATACCGCTAAATTAACATGTGATGCTCTTGAATTCGAAAAGCTGATCGAAAAAGGCACCATGCTGAAAGCAGTTGAGCTCTATCGCAGCGACCTGCTTGAAGGATTACATGTACCGGGAGCTTCACCGGATCTTGATCAATGGCTTGAACAAGAGCGTGAAAGGTTTCGGAAACGTTACGGCAGTGCACTGGAAACACTTGCTGAAAAAGATGAAAAACGCGGTAACCTCAAAGAAGCTGCGCGGTGGTGGACGTTAAAAAACCAGGCTTTTCCTTATGATACCCGTGTCGTAAAACGGATGATTGAAGTACACGCAGCATCGGAAAACAGGGCCGAAGCACTTCGAATAGCGAGGCAGCACGGGGAGCTACTGCAGAAGGAACTGGGCATCGACCACCAGGAGACCATGAATGAGCTGACGGAGGGCCTTGACAAAGCTTCCATAAAAATGAGGCATCCGGAGAGCGATCGTGATCATAAAACAGAACGGCTTGATTTTAAATCCGTAGCCATAATGCCTTTTGAAGAGCTTGGCAAACAAGAAGATACATCGAACTTTGCCGGTGGACTCCACAATGATCTTCTTACGAGGCTATCCGGTGTCTCAGCACTAAATATCATTTCACGTACTTCTGTATTACAGTACCGGGAAACAACAAAACCGATACCGCAGATTGCCGAAGAACTCGGTGCCGGAACAATAGTTGAAGGGAGTATCCAGTTCAGAAGCGGCAGAATGAGGTTAAATATACAGCTTATTGATGTTGAAAAAGACAAGCACATCTGGGCTGAAACCTACGACAGGGAGTTTACGGCTGAACATTTTTTTGATATTCAAAGTGAACTGGCATTGAAAATTACGGACAGCCTGAAAGCCCGCCTTACTCCAAGTGAAAAAAAACGCGTTGCTGAATGGGCACCTACGGACGACCTTGAAGCTCATCGGCTCTACACATACGGCCGCAGGCAGCTTGATCAGCGAACCGGTAAAGGAATGAAGCGGGCCGTGGAATATTTCCGGAGCGCTGTTGAACAAGATCCTGATTATGCATTGGCCTGGGTTGGCCTTGCAGATGCACTGGCTCTTCAATACGATTACGGCCATGCAGATAAAGATAAAACACTGCCTCGTGCAGAGGAGGCCATTAACCGGGCGCTTGAACTGGATCCAAACCTTGCTGAAGCATACGCCTCACTCGGATTACTCTATTCAAACCGCCACCAGGGATCAGCAGCTATCCGGGAACTGAAACGTGCCGTGGAACTTCAACCAAGTTACGCCGAAGCCCACAACTGGCTAAGCTGGAATTACCAGCTTTTGGGCCAGCCTGTAAAAGCTCTTGAAAGTGCGAAAAAAGCAGTAAACCTGAACCCTTTATCGCCGGAGGCTCTCAGCAATCTTTCAATATCATACCTTTACAACGGTTATCTTGAAAGAGCCCTGTCTGAATCTTTACGCGGAATTGAAATTCAGCCGGACTGGGATGGTCAGGCGATTCATCATGGTATGGCATTGTTCAATTTGGGAAGATACTCAGAAGCAAAAGCGGTACTTCAAGATCGAAATGTTCCATGGGCCGGTAATGGCCCGCTTGCCACACTTGCGCTTTGCCATAAAATGATAGGAGAGACTAATGAGGCAAAAAAAATAAAAAAAGAGCTTGAAGATAAAGGTGATCTTTTTGCTACGGGCCTGATTGAAGCATCTCTTGGAAATGAAGATAAAGCGCTTAGTCTTTTTGAACAGATAGATTATTGGGATGATTGGGAAACACTTTCCATCCATCATCTGTACACGGATATTTTAGGCCCTCTGAAAAAAGGTCCGCGGTTTAAGGGTATTCTGAAAAGCGTGAATCACAGCAGGGGATTAGAGAATATAGAAGTCAAAAATATTTCGAAACCCGATAAAACAGCCATTGCTGTTCTCCCATTCACCGACTATATGAAGAGGAATAAACTGTCGCCATTTGCCGAGGGAATTCAAAATGACCTGATCACGAAACTGTCGAGGGTTGATGATCTCACAATCATCTCAGGTGACTCAATCAGACGTTTAAGCTTTAAAGAAGTTTCCATTGAGGAAATTGCCCTGAAATTAGGAGTGGGAACAGTGATTAAAGGAGGCATTCAACAAATTGTTGGGCGTATTCGGCTGACTATACAACTGATTGATGCAACCACTGAACAAATACGATGGGCAGAAACCTATGACAGGGAACTCACTGCTGAAAATCTTTTCAACATCCAGAGTGAACTGGCTGAGAAAATTACAGGAAGCCTGCGCGATGAACTGACATCCACTGAAAAGAGCCACGTAGATGAGCGGCCGACTAAGAACCTGGATGCTTATCTTTTATACACACAAGGCAGATCATATCTAAGCCAGAGAACAGAACAGAGTATTTTTAAGTCTCTGAATCTTTTCCGCGATGCGGTAAAGAAAGATCCCGAATATGCCAATGCATGGGCGGGCCTTGCAGAGGCTCTTTTGCTGATCAAATGGTACAACTATTCTTATGACGATGAGTTGAGAGATCCCATGGTAGCAATCCAAAAAGCCCTGGAGTTAAATCCCGAACTGGGAGAAACTTTTTGTTCACTTGGGATATATCATTCATACTATCAGAACGGACCGGAAGCAACCAGGGCACTGGAAAAGTGCATTGAACTACAGCCCGGCTATTCGGAAGCGTATAACTGGCTCGGGTGGCTGAGAATGATCATGGGAGATGCGGCCGGTGGTCTTGAGCCGGCAGAGCGTGCAGCCAGGCTCGATCCGCTTTCACCCTACACCAGGGTGTTTCTCGCTGTAGTATATCTGGCCAATCATAAATACCGGGAAGCCCTGGAAGAATCGATGAGTGCAAGAAAAATCCGGCCTGAATTTGGCCTTTCTCATTTTGTGGAAGGATTGAGTCTTTATCACCTTGAAAAATATACCGAAGCAGAATTTTCCCTCAATGAATCTTTGAAACTTGAAAGCTCAAACGGATCACCCATTAAAAATGAAGCGTATGCAACCTTAGCCCTGGCAAAAGTTGCGAATGGCAAACATCAGGAGGCTCGCAATCTGCTCGAAAAGATAAAAGACAATAAAGACTATTTTTGTGCAGGATTGGTGGAGGCCGCGTTAAATAACTATGAAGAAGCACACAGCCAATTTGGAAAAGTAGAAAAGTTTGGTGCCTTTACCACACCGATGTGCCGCTACTACTTCCCTGATGTACTGGAATCCGTCCGGAAGGATTCACGGTTTGATGCGCTAATTAACAAAATTAATAAGAGCTGGAACATGTAG